Proteins from a genomic interval of Acidimicrobiales bacterium:
- a CDS encoding thioesterase family protein — MSAEMYGSSADALVGPGWLGLRQDADDRCSFELVPALARFDGQLYGGAGLAAAVALVDVATGRPPLWTTTQFVGQARLGERIDCHAEVLAHGGRSSQVRVTATVGDRLVFTALGSAGLGRTDGFSADFDGFPDVDPPAECPPWVVFDRLPPGVVPADTARFGPFGLAEFRQAAPRTDPGLIWVRMREGAQTPESMAYLADFVPTMVLRAVGRMGGGTSLDNSIRCGPPPTGPWVLVDVDPYFGHAGYVHGAARVWTPEGRLVAVASQTAVARVFGGAPETR, encoded by the coding sequence ATGTCGGCTGAGATGTACGGGTCGTCGGCCGACGCCCTGGTCGGCCCGGGCTGGCTGGGGCTCCGCCAGGACGCCGACGACCGGTGCTCGTTCGAGCTGGTGCCGGCGCTGGCCCGCTTCGACGGCCAGCTCTACGGCGGCGCCGGGCTCGCCGCCGCGGTGGCGCTGGTCGATGTCGCCACCGGTCGCCCGCCGCTGTGGACCACCACCCAGTTCGTCGGCCAGGCACGCCTGGGGGAGCGGATCGACTGCCACGCCGAGGTGCTCGCCCACGGCGGCCGGTCCTCGCAGGTGCGGGTCACCGCGACGGTCGGCGACCGCCTCGTGTTCACCGCCCTCGGGTCCGCCGGGCTGGGCCGGACCGACGGGTTCTCGGCCGACTTCGACGGGTTCCCCGACGTCGACCCACCCGCCGAGTGCCCGCCGTGGGTGGTGTTCGACCGGCTGCCGCCGGGCGTGGTGCCGGCCGACACCGCCCGCTTCGGCCCCTTCGGCCTCGCCGAGTTCCGCCAGGCCGCGCCGCGCACGGACCCCGGCCTGATCTGGGTGCGCATGCGGGAGGGAGCGCAGACCCCCGAGTCGATGGCGTACCTCGCCGACTTCGTGCCCACCATGGTCCTCCGGGCCGTCGGGCGCATGGGCGGCGGCACCAGCCTCGACAACAGCATCCGCTGCGGCCCACCGCCCACCGGCCCGTGGGTCCTGGTGGACGTCGACCCGTACTTCGGTCACGCCGGCTACGTCCACGGCGCCGCCCGGGTGTGGACGCCCGAGGGTCGACTCGTCGCGGTCGCCAGCCAGACCGCCGTCGCCCGGGTGTTCGGAGGCGCTCCCGAAACTCGCTGA